From one Ursus arctos isolate Adak ecotype North America unplaced genomic scaffold, UrsArc2.0 scaffold_1, whole genome shotgun sequence genomic stretch:
- the DTYMK gene encoding thymidylate kinase isoform X1 has protein sequence MAGRRGAFIVLEGVDRAGKSTQSRKLVAALCAAGHRAELLRFPERSTEIGKLLSSYLEKKSEVEDHSVHLLFSANRWEQVPLIKKKLSQGITLVVDRYAFSGVAFTSAKENFSLDWCKQPDVGLPKPDLVVFLQLRLAEAARRGEFGRERYENGNFQERALHRFHQLMADETLNWKMVDASKSIEDVHKEIHTLSVDAIQAAAQRPLGELWK, from the exons ATGGCGGGCCGGCGCGGGGCCTTCATCGTGCTGGAGGGCGTGGACCGCGCGGGGAAGAGCACGCAGAGCCGCAAGCTGGTGGCCGCGCTGTGCGCCGCGGGGCACCGCGCCGAGCTGCTCCGCTTCCCGG aaagatcaaCTGAAATTGGCAAACTTCTGAGTTCTTacttggaaaagaaaagtgagGTGGAGGATCACTCGGTGCACCTACTTTTCTCCGCGAACCGCTGGGAGCAAGT GCCGCTAATTAAGAAGAAGTTGAGCCAGGGCATCACCCTCGTTGTTGACAGATACGCATTTTCTGGTGTCGCCTTCACCAGTGCTAAGGAG AATTTTTCCCTGGATTGGTGCAAGCAGCCGGATGTAGGCCTCCCCAAGCCGGACCTGGTGGTGTTCCTTCAGTTACGGTTGGCGGAGGCTGCCAGGCGGGGGGAGTTTGGCCGCGAACGCTACGAGAATGGGAACTTCCAGGAGCGGGCACTGCATCGCTTCCACCAGCTGATGGCGGATGAGACTTTGAACTGGAAG ATGGTCGACGCTTCCAAAAGCATCGAAGATGTCCACAAGGAAATCCACACCCTCTCTGTGGACGCCATCCAGGCCGCCGCGCAGAGGCCGCTGGGGGAGCTGTGGAAGTAG
- the DTYMK gene encoding thymidylate kinase isoform X2 — protein sequence MAGRRGAFIVLEGVDRAGKSTQSRKLVAALCAAGHRAELLRFPERSTEIGKLLSSYLEKKSEVEDHSVHLLFSANRWEQVPLIKKKLSQGITLVVDRYAFSGVAFTSAKENFSLDWCKQPDVGLPKPDLVVFLQLRLAEAARRGEFGRERYENGNFQERALHRFHQLMADETLNWKIPQTSEMRRCSSFSV from the exons ATGGCGGGCCGGCGCGGGGCCTTCATCGTGCTGGAGGGCGTGGACCGCGCGGGGAAGAGCACGCAGAGCCGCAAGCTGGTGGCCGCGCTGTGCGCCGCGGGGCACCGCGCCGAGCTGCTCCGCTTCCCGG aaagatcaaCTGAAATTGGCAAACTTCTGAGTTCTTacttggaaaagaaaagtgagGTGGAGGATCACTCGGTGCACCTACTTTTCTCCGCGAACCGCTGGGAGCAAGT GCCGCTAATTAAGAAGAAGTTGAGCCAGGGCATCACCCTCGTTGTTGACAGATACGCATTTTCTGGTGTCGCCTTCACCAGTGCTAAGGAG AATTTTTCCCTGGATTGGTGCAAGCAGCCGGATGTAGGCCTCCCCAAGCCGGACCTGGTGGTGTTCCTTCAGTTACGGTTGGCGGAGGCTGCCAGGCGGGGGGAGTTTGGCCGCGAACGCTACGAGAATGGGAACTTCCAGGAGCGGGCACTGCATCGCTTCCACCAGCTGATGGCGGATGAGACTTTGAACTGGAAG ATCCCACAGACAAGTGAGATGCGACGGTGTTCGTCCTTCTCTGTGTGA
- the DTYMK gene encoding thymidylate kinase isoform X3, translating into MGAPSSAGTCGRGGRREGARMAGRRGAFIVLEGVDRAGKSTQSRKLVAALCAAGHRAELLRFPERSTEIGKLLSSYLEKKSEVEDHSVHLLFSANRWEQVYGWRRLPGGGSLAANATRMGTSRSGHCIASTS; encoded by the exons ATGGGAGCTCCGAGCAGCGCGGGGACGTGCGGTCGCGGCGGGCGGCGGGAAGGCGCGAGGATGGCGGGCCGGCGCGGGGCCTTCATCGTGCTGGAGGGCGTGGACCGCGCGGGGAAGAGCACGCAGAGCCGCAAGCTGGTGGCCGCGCTGTGCGCCGCGGGGCACCGCGCCGAGCTGCTCCGCTTCCCGG aaagatcaaCTGAAATTGGCAAACTTCTGAGTTCTTacttggaaaagaaaagtgagGTGGAGGATCACTCGGTGCACCTACTTTTCTCCGCGAACCGCTGGGAGCAAGT TTACGGTTGGCGGAGGCTGCCAGGCGGGGGGAGTTTGGCCGCGAACGCTACGAGAATGGGAACTTCCAGGAGCGGGCACTGCATCGCTTCCACCAGCTGA
- the ING5 gene encoding inhibitor of growth protein 5 isoform X2, whose amino-acid sequence MATAMYLEHYLDSIENLPCELQRNFQLMRELDQRTEDKKAEIDILAAEYISTVKTLSPEQRVERLQKIQTAYSKCKEYSDDKVQLAMQTYEMVDKHIRRLDADLARFEADLKDKMEGSDFESSGGRGLKKGRGQKEKRGSRGRGRRTSEEDTPKKKKHKGGSEFTDTILSVHPSDVLDMPVDPNEPTYCLCHQVSYGEMIGCDNPDCPIEWFHFACVDLTTKPKGKWFCPRCVQERRKKK is encoded by the exons ATGGCGACCGCCATGTACTTGGAGCACTACCTGGACA GCATCGAGAACCTTCCGTGTGAGCTTCAGAGGAACTTCCAGCTCATGCGCGAGCTGGACCAGAGGACAGAAG ATAAGAAGGCAGAGATTGACATCCTGGCTGCAGAGTATATCTCCACGGTGAAGACGCTGTCCCCGGAGCAGCGTGTGGAGCGCCTGCAGAAGATCCAGACCGCCTACAGCAAGTGCAAGGAGTATAGCGATGACAAGGTGCAGCTGGCCATGCAGACCTATGAGATG GTGGATAAACACATTCGAAGGCTCGATGCAGACCTGGCACGCTTCGAAGCGGATCTGAAGGACAAGATGGAGGGCAGTGACTTTGAAAGCTCTGGAGGACGAGGGTTAAAAA AAGGTCgaggtcagaaagaaaaaagaggctcCCGGGGTCGTGGCAGGAGGACCTCAGAGGAAGATActccaaagaaaaagaagcataaaGGAGG GTCTGAGTTCACTGACACCATCCTGTCTGTGCACCCCTCCGACGTGCTGGACATGCCTGTGGACCCCAATGAGCCCACCTACTGCCTGTGCCACCAGGTGTCCTACGGGGAGATGATAGGCTGTGACAACCCGGAC TGTCCCATTGAGTGGTTTCACTTCGCCTGCGTGGATCTGACCAcgaaaccaaaaggaaaatg
- the ING5 gene encoding inhibitor of growth protein 5 isoform X1 translates to MATAMYLEHYLDSIENLPCELQRNFQLMRELDQRTEDKKAEIDILAAEYISTVKTLSPEQRVERLQKIQTAYSKCKEYSDDKVQLAMQTYEMVDKHIRRLDADLARFEADLKDKMEGSDFESSGGRGLKKGRGQKEKRGSRGRGRRTSEEDTPKKKKHKGGSEFTDTILSVHPSDVLDMPVDPNEPTYCLCHQVSYGEMIGCDNPDCPIEWFHFACVDLTTKPKGKWSVWGAALSFPVCRASCALLPCRTGLRPRALRCSAPGSWG, encoded by the exons ATGGCGACCGCCATGTACTTGGAGCACTACCTGGACA GCATCGAGAACCTTCCGTGTGAGCTTCAGAGGAACTTCCAGCTCATGCGCGAGCTGGACCAGAGGACAGAAG ATAAGAAGGCAGAGATTGACATCCTGGCTGCAGAGTATATCTCCACGGTGAAGACGCTGTCCCCGGAGCAGCGTGTGGAGCGCCTGCAGAAGATCCAGACCGCCTACAGCAAGTGCAAGGAGTATAGCGATGACAAGGTGCAGCTGGCCATGCAGACCTATGAGATG GTGGATAAACACATTCGAAGGCTCGATGCAGACCTGGCACGCTTCGAAGCGGATCTGAAGGACAAGATGGAGGGCAGTGACTTTGAAAGCTCTGGAGGACGAGGGTTAAAAA AAGGTCgaggtcagaaagaaaaaagaggctcCCGGGGTCGTGGCAGGAGGACCTCAGAGGAAGATActccaaagaaaaagaagcataaaGGAGG GTCTGAGTTCACTGACACCATCCTGTCTGTGCACCCCTCCGACGTGCTGGACATGCCTGTGGACCCCAATGAGCCCACCTACTGCCTGTGCCACCAGGTGTCCTACGGGGAGATGATAGGCTGTGACAACCCGGAC TGTCCCATTGAGTGGTTTCACTTCGCCTGCGTGGATCTGACCAcgaaaccaaaaggaaaatggtCAGTATGGGGCGCTGCTCTGTCCTTCCCTGTCTGCAGGGCATCCTGTGCACTGCTCCCCTGCAGAACCGGGCTGCGGCCTCGGGCACTCCGGTGCAGCGCTCCTGGTTCCTGGGGCTGA